The following is a genomic window from Psychrobacter immobilis.
TTGGGTTTTATCGATAATAAATAAAGTTAAAACGCTGCTAGTTTCTTGCTTACTTCACACTCTTTCAGTTATTTTGGTGATAACTGTTAATCTTCTGAAATAAGCCCTGATAAAAATGCTTGCAAATTGTCATTAAGCTTTTGCAAGTAATAACCGCCCTCGACTAAAACAATCAGTGGTTTGTTTAGCGCTTTCATCTTTTGTGCCAATATTTTAAATCCTTGCGTACTCACCGCACATCTCGCTTCTGGGTCGTTCTCATAAACATCAAAACCTAAGACATGCACAATGACATCAGGGTCAAATAGCGTCATCGCTTCGATAGATTTATCAACATACTCAAAAAACCCAGCTTCATCGGTGCCATGTGGCATCGGGAAGTTAATGTTATAGCCTTCGCCCACGCCTGTGCCCCTTTCAAACGCATGCCCTGTCACTGCGGGATAAAAGTTAACGGGGTCACCGTGAACCGAGGTATAAAGCACATCGCTGCGATCATAAAATATCTCTTGGATACCCTGTCCGTGGTGCATGTCGGTGTCTATGATGGCGATTTTTTCGTATTTCTGGCGTAGATGCTCGGCGATGATGGCGGCGTTATTAAGGTAACAAAATCCACCTGCTGCGCTCTTGCGCGCATGGTGACCAGGCGGTCGTGAAAAGCAAATCTGTATATGACTTTCGGCACGCTCGGTATCTGATAAATCATCGTTCAGCAATGCTTCAGCCGCATTGAGTGCAGTCTGTGCCGACCAATAAATGGACGTCCAAGAATGCTCGCTGATAGGCGCGCTATCATCCGCTTGATACTTTGCTGCTTTTGCCATGATACCGATACCGGGATTGTCATACGGCACAAAAATCCCCGTTTGTACCTGCGCGCCCAAGTCTTCCTCGACTGCTATCCAGTCATCATAGCCATGT
Proteins encoded in this region:
- a CDS encoding histone deacetylase family protein; the encoded protein is MKIYIHENLSLHRPLPYFSYGKMHEPLEIPERMVEFLKAPAALGLEVTTATDIGIGPILAVHDFGYVEFLKHGYDDWIAVEEDLGAQVQTGIFVPYDNPGIGIMAKAAKYQADDSAPISEHSWTSIYWSAQTALNAAEALLNDDLSDTERAESHIQICFSRPPGHHARKSAAGGFCYLNNAAIIAEHLRQKYEKIAIIDTDMHHGQGIQEIFYDRSDVLYTSVHGDPVNFYPAVTGHAFERGTGVGEGYNINFPMPHGTDEAGFFEYVDKSIEAMTLFDPDVIVHVLGFDVYENDPEARCAVSTQGFKILAQKMKALNKPLIVLVEGGYYLQKLNDNLQAFLSGLISED